From one Drosophila subpulchrella strain 33 F10 #4 breed RU33 chromosome 3L, RU_Dsub_v1.1 Primary Assembly, whole genome shotgun sequence genomic stretch:
- the LOC119553808 gene encoding eukaryotic translation initiation factor 3 subunit E — protein sequence MASFDLTRINCQYLDRHLTFPLMEFLCGKEIYDQQELLEYILETVNKTNMIDYTMDTRKRLHLSQEMPEALVQRKAEVLSTLKQLQNEVAPIMKATDILKNGESMKDSKTFVSALQKDYNFKVEHLESAYKLAKYLYECGNYQESTSYLYFCLIVMSPNDKNYLNVLWGKLAAEILTLNWNTALEDLTRLRDYIDSANFSTIQALQQRTWLIHWSVLVFFNHPKGRDLIIEMFLYKPLYLNAIQTMCPHIMRYLATAVVINRTRRNALKDLIKVIQQESYTYRDPITEFLECLYVNFDFEGARLKLHECQTVILNDFFIVACLNEFVEDARLMIFETFCRIHQCITISMLADKLNMKPNEAECWIVNLIRNARLNAKIDSKLGHVVMGTQPLSPYQQLVEKIDSLSMRSEHLAGLIERKSKQKQNQESVDSWKYY from the exons ATGGCCAGTTTCGACCTAACACGCATCAACTGTCAATATCTGGACAGGCATTTGACCTTCCCGCTGATGGAGTTCTTGTGCGGCAAGGAG ATCTACGACCAGCAGGAGCTGCTGGAGTACATCCTGGAGACGGTGAACAAGACGAACATGATCGATTACACGATGGACACCCGCAAGCGTCTGCATCTCAGCCAGGAGATGCCCGAGGCGCTGGTGCAGCGCAAGGCGGAGGTGCTGTCCACCCTCAAGCAGCTCCAGAACGAGGTGGCGCCCATCATGAAGGCCACCGACATCCTCAAGAACGGCGAGAGCATGAAGGACTCGAAGACCTTCGTCAGCGCCCTGCAGAAGGACTACAACTTCAAGGTGGAGCACCTGGAGAGCGCCTACAAGCTGGCCAAGTACCTGTACGAGTGCGGCAACTACCAAGAGTCCACCTCCTACCTGTACTTCTGCCTCATCGTCATGTCGCCCAACGACAAG AACTACCTGAATGTGCTGTGGGGCAAGCTAGCAGCCGAGATCCTTACCCTCAACTGGAACACCGCCCTGGAGGATCTGACGCGTCTGCGCGACTACATCGACAGCGCCAATTTCAGCACCATCCAAGCCCTGCAGCAGCGCACCTGGCTGATCCACTGGTCGGTCCTGGTCTTCTTCAACCATCCCAAGGGACGCGATCTCATCATTGAGATGTTCCTGTACAAGCCACTGTACTTGAACGCCATCCAGACAATGTGCCCGCACATCATGCGTTATCTGGCCACCGCCGTAGTGATCAACCGCACCCGCCGCAACGCTCTGAAGGACCTGATCAAGGTGATCCAACAGGAATCGTACACTTATCGCGATCCCATCACCGAGTTCCTGGAGTGCCTGTATGTGAACTTTGACTTCGAGGGAGCGCGTCTGAAGCTGCACGAGTGCCAGACAGTGATCCTGAATGACTTCTTCATCGTGGCCTGCCTCAACGAGTTCGTGGAGGACGCCCGTCTGATGATCTTCGAGACATTCTGCCGCATCCACCAGTGCATCACCATTAGCATGCTGGCCGATAAGTTGAACATGAAGCCCAACGAGGCGGAGTGCTGGATCGTCAATCTTATCCGCAATGCCCGGCTGAATGCCAAGATCGATTCGAAACTTGGCCATGTGGTGATGGGCACCCAGCCGCTGAGTCCCTACCAGCAGCTGGTGGAGAAGATCGACTCGCTGTCCATGCGATCGGAGCATCTGGCCGGTTTGATTGAGCGCAAGAGCAAGCAGAAGCAGAACCAGGAATCAGTCGACTCATGGAAGTACTATTAA
- the LOC119553807 gene encoding acetyl-coenzyme A transporter 1 — MSAIRRKPTGSHADQDLLIEEHPKPEKEMEHQKPDIRGDRRNIAILLFLYVLQGIPIGLIAAIPMLLQNRGASYKQQAEFSFAYWPFSLKLLWAPIVDSLYIRRFGRRKSWLVPVQYLLGAFMLLLSLHVDRWLGGNGVDPNVPLLTLLFFLLNFLAATQDIAVDGWALTMLKRCNVGYASTCNSVGQTAGYFLGYVVFIALESKDFCNTYLRDVPLDDGMITLPRFLWFWGITFVVATTLVAIFKKENDIEDAHMDARYTEEHELNIHESYKILWDMVRMRPVQILAVILLTVKVTFAASDAVTSLKLIDAGVPKDKLALLAIPLIPLQLILPLAVGRYTNGPRPMDIYLKAIPYRIIMATVATGLAYITPYIIRGGTVPVYYYVLLITSYAIYQVFLYSMFVAAMAFFAKISDPAVGGTYMTFLNTLCNLGGNWPNTVVLWLVDVLTWKQCSNNAENTCLDKEEQQSCEASAGKCEIAFDGYYLESGICVVYGIVWLLLVRKWIVYLQDLPVRSWLVVKQKAR; from the exons ATGTCTGCCATACGGAGGAAGCCAACGGGCAGCCATGCCGACCAGGATTTGCTCATCGAGGAGCACCCAAAGCCGGAGAAGGAGATGGAGCACCAAAAACCTGACATTCGCGGGGATCGGAGGAATATAGCCATCCTGTTGTTCCTGTATGTGCTGCAGGGAATACCCATTGGCCTGATAGCAGCCATTCCCATGCTGCTCCAGAACAGAGGAGCCAGCTACAAGCAGCAGGCGGAGTTCTCCTTCGCCTACTGGCCCTTCAGCCTGAAGCTGCTGTGGGCTCCCATTGTGGATTCCCTGTACATCCGGCGATTTGGCCGACGGAAATCCTGGCTAGTCCCGGTGCAATACCTCCTGGGCGCCTTCATGCTGCTCCTTTCCCTCCACGTAGATCGCTGGCTGGGCGGAAATGGTGTGGATCCAAATGTCCCGCTACTGACGCTGCTCTTCTTCCTGCTCAACTTCCTGGCCGCCACCCAAGACATCGCAGTGGATGGCTGGGCCCTGACCATGCTGAAACGATGCAATGTTGGCTATGCCTCCACATGCAATAGTGTGGGCCAAACCGCTGGATACTTCCTGGGCTATGTGGTGTTCATCGCCCTGGAGTCCAAGGATTTCTGCAACACCTATCTGCGGGATGTGCCACTGGATGACGGCATGATCACGCTGCCTCGCTTCCTTTGGTTCTGGGGCATCACGTTTGTGGTAGCCACTACTTTGGTGGCCATTTTCAAGAAGGAGAACGACATTGAGGATGCCCACATGGACGCACGCTACACGGAAGAGCATGAGCTTAACATTCACGAGAGCTACAAGATCCTGTGGGACATGGTGCGCATGCGTCCTGTCCAGATTCTGGCTGTAATCCTGCTCACCGTAAAGGTCACGTTTGCCGCCTCGGATGCAGTGACCAGCCTGAAGTTAATTGATGCCGGGGTGCCCAAGGATAAGCTGGCATTGCTGGCCATTCCACTCATTCCGCTGCAACTCATACTGCCGCTGGCGGTGGGTCGCTATACGAACGGACCACGTCCCATGGACATCTATCTGAAGGCCATTCCCTACCGCATCATCATGGCCACGGTGGCCACTGGGCTAGCCTACATCACACCCTACATCATCCGGGGAGGAACAGTGCCCGTTTATTATTACGTCTTGCTGATCACTAGCTATGCCATCTACCAAGTATTCCTCTACTCCATGTTCGTGGCCGCCATGGCGTTCTTTGCCAAGATCTCCGATCCCGCCGTGGGTGGCACCTACATGACATTCCTCAACACGCTGTGCAATCTGGGCGGCAATTGGCCCAACACCGTGGTGCTATGGCTGGTGGATGTGCTCACCTGGAAACAGTGCTCTAATAATGCGGAAAACACCTGCCTGGACAAGGAGGAGCAACAG AGTTGTGAAGCGTCTGCTGGCAAGTGCGAGATTGCCTTCGATGGCTACTACTTGGAGTCGGGAATTTGTGTCGTCTACGGCATCGTTtggttgctgctggtgcgcaAATGGATAGTCTATCTGCAGGACCTGCCCGTGCGATCTTGGCTTGTGGTCAAGCAGAAGGCGCGGTAG
- the LOC119554944 gene encoding cold shock domain-containing protein CG9705 gives MAEPRTPEKLLTAKPPVFHHNSHSPNASLQLPSPIITRRTRTASTSARALENPVVTGVVKSFSRTKGHGFITPHAGGEDVFCHVSDIEGEYVPMPGDEVKYRLCAIPPKYEKHQAVHVQISNLTPEVHHKWEEPFFGGSSPAK, from the exons ATGGCCGAGCCAAGGACGCCCGAGAAGCTGCTGACCGCCAAGCCGCCGGTGTTCCACCACAACAGCCACAGTCCCAATGCCTCACTGCAGCTGCCCAGTCCCATCATCACGAGGCGCACTCGCACGGCCTCGAC CTCCGCTCGGGCCTTGGAAAATCCGGTTGTGACCGGCGTTGTGAAATCCTTCAGCCGCACCAAAGGACACGGCTTCATTACACCCCATGCCGGCGGAGAGGACGTTTTCTGCCATGTTTCCGA CATCGAGGGTGAATATGTGCCCATGCCCGGGGACGAGGTCAAATACCGTCTGTGCGCCATTCCGCCCAAGTACGAGAAACACCAAGCGGTGCACGTGCAGATTAGCAACCTGACGCCCGAGGTGCACCACAAGTGGGAGGAGCCCTTCTTTGGCGGCTCCTCGCCCGCCAAGTAA
- the LOC119552841 gene encoding E3 ubiquitin-protein ligase RFWD3 yields the protein MSETESDGDAEVEGVLDPDIFSSDSRESDQPVVRRQNWQRIMTQNPDFDPDYVLQEMEDAYNSDDAGGDADIEVPYIDPEEEEAGAHGLVAQIRQELLLLEGELAEPGESPEPVGDQQPIGGDPGPLEALQLPPENQIEAQQQPDQLNENQEPDLAVEAQAQLADQPQPRVPAVVLVDPPSMPSTSRRNQGEEPGVISLDTPSPPKKRKRLSGAANKSLKKSPEGKPTIVEDEDDGLTCPICLDSWEMSGEHRLVSLRCGHLFGESCIRRWLNESQRQSSVKVCPQCKTKATFRDIRHLYAKRIQMLDTEIREQLEAERRRTQTLTTELATAKLAQTLTAEKLMLLQKDYERLKELVRAGGGRGAFGGDADGSGGQKGIHQLATHRLYMEKNFEITREPGCRVLLYSAKHSMLVASQKSAQNLFPGYGVRFIDPPSFKPLHFLHTSALLVRDIAFSESQHLLTVASREPKIKIFDTRTRLCSSMFTAHDRMLWSCALDRNEREHFLYGGDLRGGVYIYDLRFPENILCEFQAEENFSPVIHIVPVPPNKTFTSGGFLVCQLTALTFYEYASANDTAVPTRLNVEGPFLSMQYDVVQDTVLISARSNSTSPQSRFILCRLDKIDGTPVLKVKATIYGSKATPIMTRPTQLGVEDNTLVVGYLQDSKQLMMHDVRREERVQTMPVNEVIYDICPVATQAGSYLAALTDNKCRVYKVNSSKR from the exons ATGAGCGAAACGGAGAGCGACGGAGACGCAGAAGTCGAGGGCGTCCTGGATCCGGATATCTTCTCATCGGACAGCAGGGAATCCGATCAGCCCGTCGTGCGCAGGCAAAACTGGCAGCGGATTATGACCCAGAATCCCGACTTTGATCCGGATTATGTGCTGCAAGAAATGGAGGATGCATACAATTCAGATGATGCCGGTGGGGATGCAGATATAGAGGTGCCATACATAGATCCTGAGGAGGAGGAAGCAGGGGCTCATGGGCTAGTCGCACAGATTCGCCAAGAGCTCTTGTTGCTTGAGGGTGAACTGGCGGAGCCTGGGGAATCTCCTGAGCCAGTTGGAGATCAGCAGCCTATTGGGGGTGATCCAGGGCCTTTGGAAGCTTTGCAGCTGCCGCCTGAGAATCAGATAGAAGCTCAGCAGCAACCAGATCAGCTCAATGAGAACCAGGAACCAGATCTTGCTGTAGAAGCCCAGGCGCAACTGGCAGACCAACCACAGCCCAGAGTTCCTGCCGTAGTCCTGGTAGATCCTCCGTCTATGCCCAGTACTTCCCGTCGAAACCAAGGCGAAGAACCAGGTGTGATCTCACTGGATACACCGTCACCGCCGAAGAAACGGAAACGTCTCTCTGGCGCCGCCAATAAAAGCCTCAAAAAATCGCCCGAGGGCAAACCCACCATTGTGGAGGACGAAGACGATGGCCTTACCTGCCCCATTTGTCTAGATTCCTGGGAGATGAGTGGCGAGCATCGACTGGTCTCCCTGCGCTGTGGTCACCTCTTCGGCGAATCCTGCATACGAAGATGGCTAAATGAGAGCCAACGCCAATCATCCGTAAAAGTGTGTCCGCAGTGCAAAACTAAGGCCACATTCAGGGACATTCGTCACCTGTATGCCAAGCGAATCCAGATGCTGGATACGGAAATTAGGGAGCAATTGGAAGCGGAGCGCCGACGTACCCAGACCTTGACCACAGAGCTGGCCACCGCCAAGCTGGCTCAAACTCTAACCGCCGAAAAGCTAATGCTCCTGCAGAAGGATTACGAGCGGCTGAAGGAGCTTGTGAGGGCGGGCGGTGGTCGTGGAGCCTTTGGAGGCGATGCAGATGGCAGTGGTGGTCAGAAGGGCATTCACCAGCTGGCCACACATCGTTTGTACATGGAGAAGAACTTTGAGATCACCCGAGAGCCCGGCTGTCGAGTTCTACTCTATTCCGCCAAGCACTCCATGCTGGTGGCCTCCCAGAAGAGCGCGCAGAACCTATTTCCCGGCTATGGAGTGCGCTTCATCGATCCGCCCAGCTTTAAGCCACTGCACTTCCTGCACACCTCGGCGCTTTTGGTCAGGGACATTGCATTTAGCGAGTCCCAGCACTTGCTAACGGTGGCCAGTCGCGAGCCGAAGATCAAGATCTTTGACACAAGGACGCGGCTATGCTCGTCCATGTTCACCGCTCATGACAGGATGCTCTGGTCCTGCGCCCTGGATCGCAACGAGCGTGAGCACTTCCTATACGGCGGCGACCTGCGAGGAGGGGTATACATCTATGACTTGCGGTTTCCCGAGAACATACTCTGCGAGTTCCAAGCCGAAG AGAACTTTAGTCCTGTGATACACATAGTTCCAGTGCCACCAAACAAGACTTTTACCAGTGGCGGCTTCCTGGTCTGCCAGCTGACGGCCCTCACTTTCTACGAGTACGCCTCGGCCAATGATACGGCTGTGCCCACTCGGCTCAATGTGGAGGGACCTTTTCTGTCAATGCAGTACGATGTCGTGCAGGACACGGTGCTCATATCGGCCCGCTCCAATTCCACTTCACCCCAGTCGCGCTTTATACTGTGCCGCCTGGACAAGATAGACGGTACGCCGGTGCTTAAGGTGAAGGCCACCATCTACGGCTCGAAGGCCACGCCGATTATGACGCGACCGACCCAACTGGGCGTCGAGGATAATACCCTGGTTGTGGGCTATCTGCAGGACAGCAAGCAGCTGATGATGCACGATGTACGGCGGGAGGAGCGGGTGCAAACGATGCCCGTCAACGAGGTGATCTACGACATCTGCCCGGTGGCCACTCAGGCCGGATCCTATTTGGCCGCCCTCACCGACAATAAATGTCGTGTCTACAAAGTTAACAGTTCCAAGCGATAA
- the LOC119552840 gene encoding neurotactin, giving the protein MGELEEKETPPTETTAAQQEALEEPKETDKMLDKKEDCKEKTPSPQTSKPASPSADKKSSPVAEKKIADAEPEKSKPGNGEEIIDIPAENGTKPDGADEKKISKEEREVKPKKIPIGGLKLPGFFMKNKPKAEGDGAEGELLEKEEDKDKEDNGDAAAVSGKDDQKSRPGLGERLRNFFTRKPSAEKEKKQLVNGDADAKSEATAEATPGDDASDAPQKRGLLNAIKLPIANMIPKKKSNDDVELGLGKAGLASMETLDDSLKDQDTVDRAPVKTNGTEDIKDELKNEKLAAEEKLAAEEEEQNRPVSLLTRLRAYRCSVDDALIVFGILLFVLLLAVIGYVLTHETLTTPPLREGRYIMAVTGCGPVEGVKEDGAFAFRGIPYAKPPVDKLRWKPAELVDDINMCWNDTLPTHNSSVVCTQRLGNGTTVGDEDCLYLDVVTPHVRYNNPLPVVVLIGAESLAGPSPGILRPSARYSRSHDVIFVRPNFRLGVFGFLALDALTKEAHPPTSGNYALTDIIAVLKWIKLNIANFGGDPKSVTLLGHRAGATLVTLLVNSQKVKDLYTRAWASSGSAILPGKPLSESGKLNEQLMATLECTDVQCLREASSERLWAATPDTWLHFPVDLPQPQEANASGSRHEWLVLDGDVVYEHPSDTWKREQANEKNPILVMGATAHEAHTEKLRELHTNWTREEVRAYLENSQIGALGLTDEVIEKYNASSYASLVSIISDIRSVCPLLTNARQQPSVPFYVVTQGEGADQLATVDADVQAILGRYEPHTVEQRRFVSAMQQLFYYYVSHGTVQSFVQNRRVINVGQDALPQEDYLPCNYWISKDIVPRYARVD; this is encoded by the exons ATGGGCGAACTTGAAGAGAAGGAAACCCCGCCCACTGAGACGACAGCCGCCCAGCAGGAGGCTCTCGAGGAGCCCAAGGAAACGGACAAAATGTTGGACAAAAAAGAGGATTGCAAGGAGAAGACACCCAGTCCACAGACCTCCAAACCAGCATCTCCTAGTGCCGACAAGAAATCCTCACCAGTGGCCGAGAAGAAAATCGCAGATGCCGAACCAGAGAAATCCAAACCAGGAAATGGAGAGGAGATCATAGATATTCCCGCCGAAAATGGCACAAAGCCCGACGGTGCTGATGAAAAGAAGATCAGCAAGGAGGAGCGCGAGGTCAAGCCCAAGAAGATACCCATTGGAGGTCTCAAGCTGCCCGGTTTCTTCATGAAGAACAAGCCCAAGGCGGAGGGCGATGGTGCCGAGGGCGAGTTGCTGGAGAAGGAGGAAGATAAGGATAAGGAGGACAATGGAGATGCCGCTGCCGTGTCTGGCAAAGATGATCAGAAATCTCGTCCAGGTCTGGGAGAACGCTTGCGCAACTTTTTCACCCGCAAACCATCCGCCGAGAAGGAAAAGAAGCAGCTGGTGAATGGAGATGCCGATGCCAAGTCAG AAGCCACAGCTGAAGCTACGCCTGGTGACGACGCCTCCGATGCACCACAAAAGCGTGGCCTTTTGAACGCCATCAAGCTGCCCATTGCCAACATGATACCGAAAAAGAAGAGCAACGATGATGTTGAGCTGGGTTTGGGCAAAGCCGGTCTGGCCTCAATGGAGACCCTTGACGATTCTCTCAAGGATCAGGACACGGTCGATCGGGCACCCGTCAAGACCAACGGCACCGAGGACATAAAGGACGAGCTTAAGAATGAGAAACTGGCTGCAGAGGAGAAACTGGCCGctgaggaggaggagcagaaCCGACCTGTCTCCTTGCTAACTCGCCTACGTGCCTACAGATGCAGTGTGGACGATGCCCTGATTGTTTTCGGTATCCTGCTGTTCGTGCTCCTGCTGGCCGTCATTGGTTATGTGCTGACCCACGAGACTTTGACCACGCCGCCGCTGCGCGAAGGACGCTACATCATGGCAGTGACGGGCTGCGGACCCGTGGAGGGTGTTAAAGAGGATGGAGCCTTCGCCTTCCGTGGAATTCCATACGCGAAGCCGCCTGTGGACAAGCTGAGATGGAAACCAGCCGAACTGGTCGATGACATCAATATGTGCTGGAATGATACACTGCCAACGCACAACAGCAGTGTGGTGTGCACGCAGAGACTGGGCAATGGAACCACCGTGGGCGATGAAGACTGCCTCTATCTGGATGTGGTCACTCCTCATGTGCGATACAACAATCCCCTGCCAGTCGTGGTCCTGATTGGTGCCGAATCTTTGGCTGGTCCTTCTCCCGGAATACTCCGTCCATCGGCTCGCTATTCTCGATCGCACGATGTGATCTTTGTACGTCCCAATTTCCGTTTGGGTGTCTTCGGCTTCCTCGCTCTGGATGCCTTGACCAAGGAGGCACATCCGCCCACATCTGGCAACTATGCGCTCACCGATATCATTGCCGTGCTTAAGTGGATCAAGTTGAACATTGCCAACTTCGGTGGTGATCCGAAATCCGTCACTTTGTTGGGTCATCGTGCGGGAGCCACTCTGGTAACTCTTTTGGTCAACTCTCAGAAGGTCAAGGATCTGTACACCAGGGCGTGGGCCTCGTCTGGATCGGCCATTCTGCCTGGAAAACCCCTCAGCGAATCTGGCAAACTCAACGAGCAGTTGATGGCCACCCTCGAGTGCACGGATGTGCAGTGCCTACGCGAAGCGTCCAGCGAGCGTCTTTGGGCCGCCACCCCCGACACCTGGCTGCACTTCCCCGTGGATCTACCCCAGCCCCAGGAGGCGAATGCCAGCGGCAGCCGACATGAGTGGTTGGTGCTCGATGGCGATGTGGTCTATGAACATCCTTCGGATACCTGGAAGCGGGAACAGGCCAACGAAAAGAATCCGATCCTGGTAATGGGCGCCACTGCTCATGAGGCGCACACCGAGAAACTCCGCGAATTGCATACGAACTGGACGCGTGAGGAGGTGCGTGCCTATCTGGAGAACTCGCAGATTGGAGCTTTGGGCCTCACCGACGAGGTTATTGAGAAGTACAATGCCAGCAGCTATGCGTCGCTGGTCTCAATCATCTCGGACATACGCAGCGTTTGCCCGCTGCTGACGAATGCGAGACAGCAGCCGAGTGTGCCGTTCTATGTCGTCACCCAAGGCGAGGGAGCGGATCAGCTGGCCACCGTGGATGCCGATGTCCAGGCCATTCTGGGTCGCTATGAGCCGCACACCGTGGAGCAGCGTCGCTTCGTGTCGGCCATGCAGCAGCTCTTCTATTACTATGTGTCCCACGGCACGGTGCAGTCGTTCGTTCAGAACCGCAGGGTCATCAATGTTGGCCAGGATGCGCTGCCGCAGGAGGACTACTTGCCCTGCAACTACTGGATCAGCAAGGATATAGTGCCGCGATACGCGCGCGTCGATTAA